In the Paenibacillus sp. FSL H7-0357 genome, one interval contains:
- a CDS encoding ABC transporter substrate-binding protein, whose amino-acid sequence MKRNKWMLTGVSLLLAGSLAACSSSNTNTEAEGNNTAAEKTKLVYWTIDRHDSDFIEQKISEYEGLNPDVDIEMKVMAENYAQSVDIAFSSKQAPDILRVDTGNVPTWVKKGYLESFDSYITPEMKSRFEKVLINEKNTVDGKIYTLPNIGQFWRLIYNVDLFEKAGITEPPTTLAEMVEDAKKITEAGKAGGAYGFAGNFKSASGFERIAYPITTLSKTAGTEGFNFQTGQFDFSMYKEALEALRQITMDGSMMPGSESLDIDPLRAQFAQGKIGMYFNHSVEPSVYKTQFPTDIRWAAALPPTVDGQQNGASQVISGSYLAMSKDSEQKEAAWKFIEWMYSDEVQIAYQEGGYGVSVIPSVAAAAKAPDIPGIENFLPTKFDAIYPATPLVTTEGRLEGTKKVDVFNKYIFDGGDLDKELQDLNTRYNAALEKAKAAGDTTIEAQPDFSAASLQGSLSSK is encoded by the coding sequence ATGAAAAGAAATAAGTGGATGCTGACTGGAGTTTCGCTGCTGCTGGCCGGTTCGCTGGCTGCGTGCTCCTCGTCCAATACAAATACGGAGGCGGAGGGCAACAATACAGCCGCTGAGAAAACAAAGCTGGTCTACTGGACCATCGACCGGCATGATTCTGACTTTATAGAGCAGAAAATCAGTGAATATGAGGGCCTCAATCCCGATGTCGATATTGAAATGAAGGTGATGGCCGAGAACTACGCCCAGTCGGTGGATATTGCCTTCTCCAGTAAACAAGCACCGGATATTCTGCGTGTGGATACGGGGAACGTGCCAACCTGGGTGAAGAAAGGCTACCTGGAGTCCTTCGACAGTTATATTACACCGGAAATGAAAAGCCGGTTCGAGAAGGTACTCATTAATGAGAAGAACACCGTGGACGGCAAAATCTACACCCTGCCGAATATCGGCCAGTTCTGGCGCCTGATCTATAACGTCGATCTGTTCGAGAAGGCTGGCATTACCGAGCCGCCGACCACGCTGGCGGAAATGGTGGAGGATGCCAAGAAGATTACCGAAGCGGGTAAAGCCGGCGGTGCTTATGGCTTCGCCGGAAATTTCAAAAGTGCAAGCGGCTTTGAACGTATTGCTTATCCGATCACGACCCTCAGCAAAACAGCAGGTACAGAGGGCTTCAACTTCCAGACCGGTCAGTTCGACTTCAGTATGTATAAGGAGGCCCTTGAAGCACTGCGGCAGATCACGATGGACGGAAGCATGATGCCGGGCTCGGAATCGCTGGATATTGACCCGTTGCGTGCGCAATTCGCCCAGGGTAAAATCGGGATGTACTTCAACCATTCTGTCGAGCCTAGCGTCTACAAAACTCAATTCCCGACCGATATCCGCTGGGCCGCAGCGCTTCCTCCGACAGTAGACGGCCAGCAAAACGGTGCCAGTCAGGTTATCTCCGGCAGCTACCTGGCGATGAGCAAGGATTCGGAGCAGAAGGAAGCGGCTTGGAAATTCATCGAGTGGATGTACAGCGATGAGGTGCAGATTGCCTATCAGGAAGGCGGATACGGAGTTTCGGTTATTCCTTCCGTTGCTGCTGCAGCGAAAGCTCCGGATATTCCGGGAATCGAGAACTTCCTGCCAACGAAATTTGATGCCATCTATCCGGCAACTCCGCTGGTAACTACCGAAGGACGCCTGGAAGGAACGAAGAAAGTCGATGTCTTCAACAAATATATTTTTGACGGCGGAGATTTGGACAAGGAGCTTCAGGATCTGAATACCCGCTATAATGCAGCACTGGAAAAAGCCAAAGCAGCGGGTGACACCACGATTGAAGCGCAGCCGGACTTCAGCGCAGCCAGCCTGCAGGGAAGCCTGTCCAGCAAATAA